The segment CCCGCAGCTCGTTGACGACCATCCGGACCCGGGCCCCCCGGGCGCCGACGCAGGCCCCGACCGGGTCGACGTTGGGATCGTTGGACCACACCGCGATCTTCGTGCGGGCACCGGGCTCGCGGGCGCAGGCCTTGATCTCCACCACGCCATCGGCGATCTCGGGCACCTCCAGCTCGAACAGCCGCTTGATGAGGCCCGGGTGGGTACGGCTCACCACGATCTGTGGGCCCTTGGCGGTCTTGCGGACCTCGACGATGTAGGCCTTCACCCGCGCGCCGGGCTCGGGCTTCTCGTAGGGGACCTGCTCGGCCTGCGGGAGCAGGGCCTCCACCCGCCCCAGGTCGAGCAAGGTGTAGCGGGAGTCGGTCTGCTGGATGATGCCGGTGACGATGTCGCCCTCGCGCCCGGCGTATTCCTCGTACTTCATCTCCCGCTCGACCTCGCGGATGCGCTGGCTCATCACCTGCTTGGCGGTCTGCGCGGCGATGCGGCCGAAGTCGGCGGGGGTGACGTCGAACTCCTCGCCGATCGGTTCACCGTCCTCGTCGAGCTCCTGAGCCATGACCCGGAACTCGACGGTCTCCGGGTCGATGGTGACCCACGCGTACTCGTGGGCCCCGGGCAGGCGCTTGTAGGCCGACTCGAGGGCGTCGGCCAGCGCGCCGAAGAGCGTGTCGACCGAGATGCCCTTGTCGGCGGCCAGGGCCTGCAGCGCATCCATCAGATCGGGGTTGCTCATGGGGCGTTGACCTCTCCTGTCTTCGGTGACTTCGACGGCTTCGGGTGCTTCGATCCACGGCTCGGGGAGCCGGGCTTCGGCCCCGGGCCCCATTCGAAGACCGTGCGCGCCCGCTCGATGTCGGCCAGCGCGAGCGTCCGGCGGTCACCGGCCGGCTCATCGAGCACCACGGTGATGTCCTCGTCGGTGGCCGCGGTGAGCTCGCCCGTGAGGCGCCGGGGCCCGTCGAAGCCGGGCCCGGTCTTGAGCGAGACCCGCTGGCCCACCGCCCAGCGGAAGTGCGCGGGGGTGCGCAGCGGTCGCTCGAGCCCGGGGCTGGTGACCTCGAGGGTGTACCGGCCGGCGATGGGATCGAGATCGTCGAGCGCCCTCGACACCGCTCGAGTGGTCGCGGTCACCGTGTCGAGGTCGACCCCACCCGGCCGATCGACGGTGACCCGGAGGACCCCGCCGGCGTGCTCGAGGTCGAACAGCTCGAGCCCCTGAGCCCACACGACGGGCTCCACGACGGCCCGCACTCGTTCACTCACGCTCATGGTCACCTCCTTCGGGGTCGGCCGCCTGGTCGGACAAGCTCGGATCGGGACGTTGCTGGTCTATGACACGAAAGGCGTGGGCCCCAGCCCACGCCTTCGCTCGGATCGAACGGATTGGCAACAGAAGTATAGGTCAGTACGCCCGGGCGACCACGGCGACGAGCCCCTGCTCATCCTGGCTCTCCGGGACCGACCCGTCGGGCCGCAGTAGGCACCGGACCGTCACCCCCCGCTCGGCCAGCTCGGCCTCACCCTCCTCCCCCAGCCGGGACCAGGGAACCCGAGCCCACCCCGTGGTCGCGGCCTCCACCGCCTCGGCGAGGCCCGAGACATCCTGGGTGCGCGCCTCACGCCTCTCGGTGGCGGACCGCAGGAGTGCGGACTGCTGTGCCTCGAGCAGATCGCTGACCGCCTCGTCGACCCCCTCGAGGGGCACGGCCGACTTGATGCCCGCCAACCGGTCGACCAGGGTGACCTCGCCGGCGGCGAGATCGCGGGGCCCGAGCTCGAGCCGCACCGGCACGCCCTTCAGCTCCCAGTCGGTGGCCCGGCGCCCGAGGGAGAGCGCCACCCGGTCGTCGAGGCGGGCCCGCACCCCTGCCCCGCCGAGCATCTCGGCCAACCGGCCGGCCTCCGCCACCACCCCACCTTCGTCCCGGACGGCCAGCACGACGGCCTGGATGGGAGCCAGGCGGGGGGGTACGCACAGGCCCCGGTCGTCGCCGTGGCACATGATCAGACCGCCGACCATGCGGGTAGACACCCCCCACGAAGTGGTCCAGGCGAGCTGCTGGGTGCCGTGCTCGTCGAGATAGGTGATCTCGAAGGCCCGGGCGAAGTTCTGACCCAGCTCGTGACTGGTGCCCATCTGGAGGGCCTTCCCGTCCCCGGTCATCGCCTCGCAGGTCATGGTGTTGGTGGCGCCAGCGAAGCGCTCCTTGCGGGTCTTGCGCCCGACCACCACCGGGATCGCGAGCACGTTCACCATGAAGTCCTCGTAGACCTCGTGGAGGATGCGCACCGCGTAGTCCCTGGCATCGGCCTCGGAGACGTGAGCGGTGTGACCTTCCTGCCAGAGGAACTCGCTGGTCCGGAGGAACACCCGAGGCCGCAGCTCCCAGCGCACCACGTTCGCCCACTGGTTGAGCAGCAGCGGCAGGTCCCGGTAGCTCTGCACCCACTTGGCCATGAACTCACCGATCACGGTCTCGCTCGTGGGCCGCACCACCACCGGCTCCTCGAGCTCCTTGCCGCCCGCCACGGTGACCACCGCCAGCTCGGGACTGAACCCCTCCACGTGCTCGGCCTCCCGGCGCAGGTAGCTCTCCGGGATGAAGAGCGGGAAGTAGGCGTTCTCGGCCCCCGCGGCCTTGATGCGGGCGTCGAGCTCGGCCTGCATCCGCTCCCAGAGCGCGTAGCCGTAGGGACGGATCACCATCGTCCCCCGAACCGGGCCGTTGTCGGCGAGCTCCGCCTTGTTGATGAGGTCCTGGTACCAGCGCGGGAAGTCCTCGGCCTGCGGGGTGAGGACGGGCGCTCTGTCCTTGGGTCCGGCCATGGGGGGCGAGCCTACCGGCCGGGTGCCGGCGCCCTCCGCGGGCCGGTGAGCCGGCGAGCGAGCGGCACGTACGCGGCGCGTCAGAGGTTGCGGATGACCTCGACCCGCTGCTCGCTGAGGTTCGCGTCTGCCCCCTGCTCGTCGAGCAGGGCCCGCCGATCGGCCTCCGCTTCGGCTGCCGCGCCCGCATCAGCGTGGTGCATCGCCTCCTCCACACCACCGTCGGCGATGAGCTTCGCCCACTCGACGAGCGCGTCGACCATCTCGTCCTCGGGCACCACCTTCACCACTTTGCCCTTGACGAACAGGTGACCGCGCCGGCGGCCCGCCGCGATCCCCAGGTCGGCCTCCCGGGCCTCACCGGGACCGTTCACCACGCAACCCATCACCGCCACCTGGATGGGCAGGTCCAGCGCTTCGAAGGCCCGCTGGGCATCGTTGGCCACCTGGATGACGTCCACCTCGGCCCGCCCGCAGGACGGGCAGGCGATGAGGTCCAGGCCCCGGCGCTCACGCAGGCCCATCGCCTCGAGGAGCTGGCGACCGGCTCGGGCCTCCTCGACGGGGTCAGCGGTCAGCGAGTAGCGGATCGTGTCGCCGATGCCTTCGGCCAGCAGGGTGGCGATGCCCGCGGTGGCCTTGACCAGCCCGCCCGGCGGCGGGCCGGCCTCCGTGACGCCGAGGTGCAGCGGGTGGTCGACGGTCTCGGACAGCAACCGGTACGCATCGATCATCAGCGGCACGTTCGAGGCCTTCACCGAGATCTTGACGTCGTCGAAGCCCACCTCGGCGAAGTAGGCCAGCTCCTGCAGGGCCGAGGCCACCATCGCCTCCGGGGTGACCCCACCGTGTGCCTCGTAGAGCGCGGGGTCGAGCGAGCCGCCGTTGACCCCGATGCGGATGGGTACCCCGCGGTCCTTGGCCTCCCGGGCCACGGCCTTGATGTGCTCGGGACGGCGGATGTTGCCCGGGTTCAGCCGCAGCCCGTGCACACCGGCCTCCAGGGCGGCGAGGGCCATGCGGTACTGGTGGTGGATGTCGGCGATGATCGGCACCGGCGAGCGGGGGATGATCCGGGCCAGGCCCTCCGCCGCTTCGATCTCGTTGCACGTGCAGCGCACGATGTCGCAGCCCGCGGCGGCGAGCGCGTAGATCTGGGCCAGGGTGCCGTCGACATCCGCGGTCTTGGTGGTGGTCATCGACTGGACCGAGACGGGCGCGTCCCCTCCGATGGCCACGTCACCCACGTGGATCTGGCGGGTGGAGCGCCGTTGGTACCGGGTCTGGTGCTGCATCGGTGGGTCAGGGTCCGAAGGGGTTGGGCACGGGGTTCACCACGTCGAGGTACATCGAGGTGAGGCCGAGCCCCACGAGCAGGAAGATCACGGTGTAGGTCACCGGCATGAGCTTGCTCATGTCGACCCGGTACCGGCGACCGCTCAACCGTCCTCGGACGGCCTCGTAGGTGGCCACCATGGCATGGCCACCGTCGAGCGGCGGCAGCGGCAGCAGGTTGAACATGCCGAGGAAGATGTTCACGATGATCAGGGTCCACAGGAAGCTGACCATGCCCGACTGGGCGGCCTGGGCACCTAGTCGGGTGATGCCGATGATCGAGATCGGCCGGCTCTCCTGGAGCTCGAGCTGGGCCTCGGGCACGTACTGCGGCCCGGCGGG is part of the Rhabdothermincola sediminis genome and harbors:
- the nusA gene encoding transcription termination factor NusA; the protein is MSNPDLMDALQALAADKGISVDTLFGALADALESAYKRLPGAHEYAWVTIDPETVEFRVMAQELDEDGEPIGEEFDVTPADFGRIAAQTAKQVMSQRIREVEREMKYEEYAGREGDIVTGIIQQTDSRYTLLDLGRVEALLPQAEQVPYEKPEPGARVKAYIVEVRKTAKGPQIVVSRTHPGLIKRLFELEVPEIADGVVEIKACAREPGARTKIAVWSNDPNVDPVGACVGARGARVRMVVNELRGEKIDIVPFSEDAPDFVAKALSPAKVKEVRIDEETGTAEVIVPDYQLSLAIGKEGQNARLAARLTGWRVDIKSESQLAEEQAYANQEWAEGEWVVDPETGEQVWQPAEGGEAISAEQWSQAAESLAEREVEDGPDAVVEALEADAQQRAAAAEGVDGEDSGGEPEEAAETAATVEDAVSTSSEPSSET
- the rimP gene encoding ribosome maturation factor RimP, with translation MSVSERVRAVVEPVVWAQGLELFDLEHAGGVLRVTVDRPGGVDLDTVTATTRAVSRALDDLDPIAGRYTLEVTSPGLERPLRTPAHFRWAVGQRVSLKTGPGFDGPRRLTGELTAATDEDITVVLDEPAGDRRTLALADIERARTVFEWGPGPKPGSPSRGSKHPKPSKSPKTGEVNAP
- the proS gene encoding proline--tRNA ligase — protein: MAGPKDRAPVLTPQAEDFPRWYQDLINKAELADNGPVRGTMVIRPYGYALWERMQAELDARIKAAGAENAYFPLFIPESYLRREAEHVEGFSPELAVVTVAGGKELEEPVVVRPTSETVIGEFMAKWVQSYRDLPLLLNQWANVVRWELRPRVFLRTSEFLWQEGHTAHVSEADARDYAVRILHEVYEDFMVNVLAIPVVVGRKTRKERFAGATNTMTCEAMTGDGKALQMGTSHELGQNFARAFEITYLDEHGTQQLAWTTSWGVSTRMVGGLIMCHGDDRGLCVPPRLAPIQAVVLAVRDEGGVVAEAGRLAEMLGGAGVRARLDDRVALSLGRRATDWELKGVPVRLELGPRDLAAGEVTLVDRLAGIKSAVPLEGVDEAVSDLLEAQQSALLRSATERREARTQDVSGLAEAVEAATTGWARVPWSRLGEEGEAELAERGVTVRCLLRPDGSVPESQDEQGLVAVVARAY
- the ispG gene encoding flavodoxin-dependent (E)-4-hydroxy-3-methylbut-2-enyl-diphosphate synthase codes for the protein MQHQTRYQRRSTRQIHVGDVAIGGDAPVSVQSMTTTKTADVDGTLAQIYALAAAGCDIVRCTCNEIEAAEGLARIIPRSPVPIIADIHHQYRMALAALEAGVHGLRLNPGNIRRPEHIKAVAREAKDRGVPIRIGVNGGSLDPALYEAHGGVTPEAMVASALQELAYFAEVGFDDVKISVKASNVPLMIDAYRLLSETVDHPLHLGVTEAGPPPGGLVKATAGIATLLAEGIGDTIRYSLTADPVEEARAGRQLLEAMGLRERRGLDLIACPSCGRAEVDVIQVANDAQRAFEALDLPIQVAVMGCVVNGPGEAREADLGIAAGRRRGHLFVKGKVVKVVPEDEMVDALVEWAKLIADGGVEEAMHHADAGAAAEAEADRRALLDEQGADANLSEQRVEVIRNL